From the Euphorbia lathyris chromosome 6, ddEupLath1.1, whole genome shotgun sequence genome, one window contains:
- the LOC136232586 gene encoding telomere repeat-binding protein 2, which produces MVLQNRSDYGFNGYQVPPTPRATRSARKRNNFKKKVEQNQMCAFDLLAIVAGNLLHEKDSPPRYSNTDTPGEKDHCLIVNNALKNEGQDEGKNIKVEARDQGSPARSFIVSELVLQGNEQKYCSKEPSYAPNNLNLGIASAIATPERVERFDAEKLANDKNKLGNETSASKVDLCPLEYREFDHYKLDGETSKIGYDCHESGNVPNGSLADMCSSEDPVVWDGKPLAHVSSDSSTKVPLCGNHNSCSYPPSRDDVNVDSRDDDENSSGCTHPRTTKKFFRPAPRIGDRRIRKILASKYWNLAPRMKDAALSNTDVDWKPRYNKRKNYYKYQRSERLYPFKKRKHFGIGSQSNSEGRIRGEFMRYSPQNGSTGDAAGSCSKMHGGNGASSPVADQQNSFQSRDSHVKLRIKSFKVPELFIEVPESATVGMLKRMVMDAVTAILGGGLRVGVLLQGKKVRDDNVTLQQTGISHYNQVDALGFSLEPNSSQSPSLCPVDSPFLLSRDTLQPLTRYPPAEGLVHETACAASSDAEVSNLVESDHDSAPSFTDVSMDKSTTDSKALVPLKEMNVDALAIAPPHRKSKRSEAVQRRIRRPFSVAEVEALVQAVEKLGTGRWRDVKVRAFENAKHRTYVDLKDKWKTLVHTARISPQQRRGEPVPQELLDRVLTAHAYWSHHQAKQQQHEACLLL; this is translated from the exons ATGGTGTTGCAGAACAGATCAGACTACGGATTCAATGGCTACCAGGTCCCTCCTACACCCCGAGCTACCCGGTCAGCCAGG AAGCGGAACAACTTTAAGAAGAAAGTTGAACAGAATCAAATGTGTGCTTTTGACTTATTGGCCATTGTAGCTGGAAATTTGTTGCACGAGAAAGATAGTCCTCCCAGATATAGTAACACTGACACACCAGGCGAGAAAGATCATTGCTTGATTGTCAACAATGCATTAAAAAATGAAGGGCAAGATGAAGGAAAAAACATCAAAGTTGAAGCTCGGGATCAAGGAAGTCCTGCTAGGAGCTTCATTGTTTCTGAGCTAGTCTTGCAAGGTAATGAACAGAAGTATTGTTCAAAAGAGCCTTCATATGCTCCAAATAACCTCAATTTAGGAATAGCTTCTGCAATCGCAACTCCTGAGCGGGTAGAGAGGTTTGATGCTGAGAAGTTGGCGAATGACAAAAACAAACTCGGAAATGAAACTTCTGCAAGCAAGGTTGATTTATGCCCCTTGGAGTATAGGGAGTTTGATCACTATAAACTAGATGGCGAAACTAGTAAAATAGGTTATGATTGCCATGAATCAGGCAATGTGCCAAATGGCTCTTTGGCTGACATGTGCAGTTCTGAGGATCCAGTAGTCTGGGATGGAAAACCTCTTGCACATGTCAGTTCAGACAGTAGTACCAAAGTTCCTTTATGTGGGAACCACAATTCCTGTAGCTACCCCCCTAGTCGGGATGATGTGAATGTAGATAGTAGAGATGATGACGAAAACTCTTCTGGGTGTACTCACCCTAGAACCACAAAAAAATTCTTTAGGCCCGCACCTCGAATTGGAGATCGGAGAATAAGGAAGATTTTGGCTTCTAAATACTGGAACTTAGCTCCAAGAATGAAGGATGCGGCACTTTCTAACACTG ATGTTGACTGGAAGCCTCGTTACAACAAGAGGAAGAACTATTACAAATATCAGAGATCTGAAAGGTTATATCCtttcaaaaaaagaaaacactTTGGCATTGGTTCACAGTCAAATTCTGAAGGTAGAATTAGAGGTGAGTTCATGCGCTATTCACCTCAGAATGGCAGCACCGGAGATGCTGCTGGTTCATGTTCGAAGATGCACGGAG GGAATGGGGCCTCATCACCTGTTGCAGATCAACAAAATTCATTCCAATCTAGGGACTCTCACG TGAAACTTAGGATAAAGTCCTTCAAGGTTCCAGAGCTATTTATTGAGGTTCCAGAAAGTGCAACTGTTGGTATGTTGAAG AGGATGGTTATGGATGCTGTGACTGCTATACTTGGGGGTGGGTTACGTGTTGGTGTACTTCTTCAGGGAAAGAAGGTTCGGGATGACAATGTAACTCTACAGCAGACAGGAATTTCTCATTATAATCAGGTGGATGCATTGGGTTTCAGCTTGGAGCCCAATTCTTCTCAAAGTCCGTCCTTGTGCCCTGTAGATTCACCCTTTCTGCTTTCTCGCGATACACTACAGCCCTTGACCAG GTATCCACCCGCTGAAGGCCTGGTACATGAGACTGCTTGTGCTGCTTCTTCTGATGCTGAAGTGTCGAATTTGGTTGAAAGCGACCATGATTCAGCTCCTTCTTTTACAGATGTTTCAATGGACAAGAGTACAACTGATTCAAAAGCTCTTGTTCCATTAAAAGAAATGAATGTGGATGCACTAGCCATTGCTCCACCGCATCGGAAATCCAAGCGCTCTGAAGCTGTTCAGCGCCGAATTCGTCGACCTTTCTCTGTTGCTGAAGTTGAAGCACTGGTGCAAGCAGTTGAAAAGCTTGGAACTGgaag ATGGCGAGATGTGAAAGTGCGAGCTTTTGAGAATGCAAAGCACCGAACTTATGTAGATTTAAAG GATAAATGGAAAACACTAGTGCATACAGCAAGAATATCCCCTCAACAAAGGAGGGGAGAGCCTGTACCTCAGGAGCTGTTGGACAGGGTACTCACTGCTCATGCTTACTGGTCTCACCACCAAGCCAAGCAGCAGCAACATGAGGCTTGCCTTCTCCTTTGA